The nucleotide sequence GATGTGACTGATCAGATCGCTCACGAAGACGTGGGTAATTTCGCCAGCAAAGTCAGTCATTATCCAGAAGTGCGTAAAGCCCTTTTGGATGCGCAACGCAACTGTTCTTCCGGTCCTCAAGGCTTGGTGGCAGAAGGCCGCGATTGCGGTACTGTGGTGTTCCCAACTGCGGATGCCAAGGTTTATTTGACTGCTAACAGTGAACACCGCGCGGCTCGACGTGCAGCAGAGTTGGGTCTGGACCATGAGGACATGGTGAAAGCCCAGCAGCAACGTGACCATCAAGATTCCACTCGTAAAGTAGCTCCGATGGCCGTGCCAGAAGATGCTTTGGTTGTGGACACCACTGCACTGAATTTGAACCAAGTCGTAGACGCAGTTGTTGAATACGTTAAAAATAAGATCTAAGGGTGGTCGCCTTGGCGACCTTGGTCCTTTAGCTTAATTGTCTCTTGTCAGCCTTTTGAAATTCTCACGGTAATGGCTTAATTCTTACTGCTAATCTTTAGGTACTTTATGAAAAGTGCCTGGGGTTTTCTTTTATTCTTTTTTCCATGGTTATTGTGGGCGATTGAACCGCCGCCGCAGAAGCCGGCTGTGCAGTGGATTGTGAATGATTTTCCGCCGTTTTTGGTGCTTTCGGGCGAGGGCATGACGGTGGATATTTCTCAGGCTCAGGGGCCCTTTGCCAATATTTATCAGGAAATTGAGCGGGCGTTGCCGGGGTATTCGCATCGTTTTGTGCGGGTGTCTTTCACCCGGGCTGAAAAGCTTTTCAGTGGGCAGGGCGGCTATTGCACGGTGCTTTTGCAAAAAACCAAAGAGCGGGAAAAGTTTCTGATCTTTGGTGATGAACTGGCGCGGGCTTTTCCGGTGGGACTGGTGGTGCATGCCAAGGGCACGCCGGGTATTGCTGATGATCAGAAAGATGTGGATTTAAAAGAACTGCTGGCCTCGGGCAAGTTTCGTCTGGGGGTTATTCAAAGCCGCGCCTACACCCGGCAAATTGATGACATTCTATCTTTAAGCGGGCATGCCACAAAGATTGTCGGCGACAGTGCCATGGGCAATTTATTTCTGATGCTGGAAAAAAAGCGGGTCAACGGGGTTTTGGCATACGCCCTGGAAAAAACCGATTATGAACGACACAATATCGCCGTTCCCGCTCTGAAATTTCTGAAAGTTAAAAACATGCCCGACTATATTTCGGTGTGGGCATCCTGTGAAAAGTCCCTGCGTGGCGAACAGATTTTAAAGGACCTGACCCGCGCTGTTCGCGAAAAAAATGTGAAGGGCAAAATCTATAAGTACTTCATGCAGGAACTTCCTCCGGACATGAAAAAAAATTACCGCGACCTTTACGAAAGCCCGCCTTAATTCCAGCGCAAATCGGCCACCGTCAGGGCTTTCACGGCCAGCGCAGTGGTGTAGCCAGTTGATCTCCACACCACTGGGAATCTTGCCACAAACGTAGCGGCAAAGAACACCTGCCCGCTCCAGAACAGGCGGCCCGCCGAATCTTTCCGAGACTGCGACATCAGAAAATTCAAACCCCGGCGCACGCGTTCGCGATGCGTTTCGTTCTGGGGGTCGCCTAAAATTAACAATGTATTCAAGGCCCACGCGGTCGAGTGCGCGTAATCCGGTCTTGCCATAAAGCTGTTACGCCAGGATCCATCCCTGTGCTGTAAAGCCAGAATATAATTCAGCAGTTTTTGCCGTGAAGGTTCCAGACACGAGGCCCCGGCATTGATGGTGGCGGCCATTGCATATGGCAGGGCATAGCGGCTGGGATAATACATTCCGCAGAAATAGAACTGTCTTTTTTCAACGACCCGATTCAGATGGCGGCAGCTGGCTTGATAGCCCGGGCCTTCGGTTTTTTTCGCATAGGTCAGAAGCTTCAGCACATTGGCGTTCACCACGCAGTCGACGTCATTCATATTAAAAGGGATTCGCGTGCCGCGATGAGGGGCCGCAAAAATATTCCGTGGCATGTCGGGGTCTTTTTCATCCCACAGCCACGTCATGAAAGCGCCGGTGTTCACGTGCAACTGGGCGGCGTTGTAGGTGTGCGGCAGGCGCGACAGATCCCGGGCGGAAGACAAGGCATCAATCACCGCCTCAGGCAGTTGCGCGGGTGTTTTGCGCGGGGACTGGCCCGCCTCAAGGCTTTTTAAAAAATGCAGATAGGTGTGGGTGACCGACGTGGTGTCAGCATCTGGCGGGATGTTGGCGACACCTTTCCACTGCGGGGCCAGATACATGTTG is from Bdellovibrio bacteriovorus str. Tiberius and encodes:
- the cmk gene encoding (d)CMP kinase translates to MGMVITIDGPAASGKSSVSRELARRLGWQWVSTGAFYRGLAFAALQLQIDLDDVSTLANLTHDPVWSVRMDDERTRVFFKDQDVTDQIAHEDVGNFASKVSHYPEVRKALLDAQRNCSSGPQGLVAEGRDCGTVVFPTADAKVYLTANSEHRAARRAAELGLDHEDMVKAQQQRDHQDSTRKVAPMAVPEDALVVDTTALNLNQVVDAVVEYVKNKI
- a CDS encoding TIGR02285 family protein, with protein sequence MKSAWGFLLFFFPWLLWAIEPPPQKPAVQWIVNDFPPFLVLSGEGMTVDISQAQGPFANIYQEIERALPGYSHRFVRVSFTRAEKLFSGQGGYCTVLLQKTKEREKFLIFGDELARAFPVGLVVHAKGTPGIADDQKDVDLKELLASGKFRLGVIQSRAYTRQIDDILSLSGHATKIVGDSAMGNLFLMLEKKRVNGVLAYALEKTDYERHNIAVPALKFLKVKNMPDYISVWASCEKSLRGEQILKDLTRAVREKNVKGKIYKYFMQELPPDMKKNYRDLYESPP
- a CDS encoding prenyltransferase/squalene oxidase repeat-containing protein, which encodes MKYLLFLLGLISATAQARYEKHIDSALDFLAHYQTTGREGYEPGQWRSRVTSYVPSGIGVGKFGVAYDEPSAFSASAIANVLAETYFYNPRFSKIPPMVRKTAQGLAPYRWGDLFNFYPPSSLKGVRTRGPRNMYLAPQWKGVANIPPDADTTSVTHTYLHFLKSLEAGQSPRKTPAQLPEAVIDALSSARDLSRLPHTYNAAQLHVNTGAFMTWLWDEKDPDMPRNIFAAPHRGTRIPFNMNDVDCVVNANVLKLLTYAKKTEGPGYQASCRHLNRVVEKRQFYFCGMYYPSRYALPYAMAATINAGASCLEPSRQKLLNYILALQHRDGSWRNSFMARPDYAHSTAWALNTLLILGDPQNETHRERVRRGLNFLMSQSRKDSAGRLFWSGQVFFAATFVARFPVVWRSTGYTTALAVKALTVADLRWN